A region of Scleropages formosus chromosome 2, fSclFor1.1, whole genome shotgun sequence DNA encodes the following proteins:
- the LOC108925603 gene encoding uncharacterized protein LOC108925603 isoform X3, whose amino-acid sequence MAISQVHRLFGPETAEYFLNPALVKTRASPWLLQWMAQVGEQVSGQVLWNTLRRNSNARLLKMETGCPKVAREAENIAGVDAHKHERSHLHHLSRVRCMFQTAQLNQAKTTRLLAENPLPQLSDRWEWGGPHGYLPQMRDMQETSARDVQRFKHGKLT is encoded by the exons ATGGCCATCTCACAGGTTCACAG ACTGTTTGGCCCAGAGACAGCAGAGTACTTCCTGAACCCAGCCCTTGTGAAAACACGTGCGTCACCATGGCTCCTGCAATGGATGGCTCAGGTGGGAG AACAGGTTAGCGGACAGGTGTTGTGGAACACACTGAGAAGGAACTCCAACGCCCGGCTACTGAAAATGGAAACTGGTTGTCCGAAG GTGGCGCGCGAGGCTGAGAACATCGCAGGAGTCGATGCCCATAAGCATGAGCGGAGTCACCTGCACCATCTGTCTCGGGTCAGATGCATGTTTCAGACCGCACAACTCAACCAGGCCAAGACCACCCGGCTGCTTGCCGAAAACCCCCTGCCGCAGCTCTCGGACCGCTGGGAATGGGGGGGTCCTCATGGGTACCTCCCACAGATGAGGGACATGCAAGAAACATCTGCCAGGGATGTACAAAGATTCAAACATGGGAAACTCACATAG
- the LOC108925603 gene encoding uncharacterized protein LOC108925603 isoform X2, protein MSRQEKQAVDLKGYEHTPLGQQPAEHGLESTVHQHLHRLFGPETAEYFLNPALVKTRASPWLLQWMAQVGEQVSGQVLWNTLRRNSNARLLKMETGCPKVAREAENIAGVDAHKHERSHLHHLSRVRCMFQTAQLNQAKTTRLLAENPLPQLSDRWEWGGPHGYLPQMRDMQETSARDVQRFKHGKLT, encoded by the exons ATGAGCAGGCAGGAGAAGCAAGCAGTGGATCTCAAAGGATATGAGCACACGCCATTGGGCCAGCAGCCTGCAGAGCATGGCTTAGAATCCACTGTCCACCAGCACCTGCATAG ACTGTTTGGCCCAGAGACAGCAGAGTACTTCCTGAACCCAGCCCTTGTGAAAACACGTGCGTCACCATGGCTCCTGCAATGGATGGCTCAGGTGGGAG AACAGGTTAGCGGACAGGTGTTGTGGAACACACTGAGAAGGAACTCCAACGCCCGGCTACTGAAAATGGAAACTGGTTGTCCGAAG GTGGCGCGCGAGGCTGAGAACATCGCAGGAGTCGATGCCCATAAGCATGAGCGGAGTCACCTGCACCATCTGTCTCGGGTCAGATGCATGTTTCAGACCGCACAACTCAACCAGGCCAAGACCACCCGGCTGCTTGCCGAAAACCCCCTGCCGCAGCTCTCGGACCGCTGGGAATGGGGGGGTCCTCATGGGTACCTCCCACAGATGAGGGACATGCAAGAAACATCTGCCAGGGATGTACAAAGATTCAAACATGGGAAACTCACATAG
- the LOC108925603 gene encoding uncharacterized protein LOC108925603 isoform X1: MLTMHLRSVQSGPARPETSLAVPSQAETMSRQEKQAVDLKGYEHTPLGQQPAEHGLESTVHQHLHRLFGPETAEYFLNPALVKTRASPWLLQWMAQVGEQVSGQVLWNTLRRNSNARLLKMETGCPKVAREAENIAGVDAHKHERSHLHHLSRVRCMFQTAQLNQAKTTRLLAENPLPQLSDRWEWGGPHGYLPQMRDMQETSARDVQRFKHGKLT; the protein is encoded by the exons ATGCTGACAATGCACCTTCGATCTGTTCAGTCTGGACCGGCCCGGCCCGAAACATCGTTAGCGGTGCCCAGCCAAGCGGAGACGATGAGCAGGCAGGAGAAGCAAGCAGTGGATCTCAAAGGATATGAGCACACGCCATTGGGCCAGCAGCCTGCAGAGCATGGCTTAGAATCCACTGTCCACCAGCACCTGCATAG ACTGTTTGGCCCAGAGACAGCAGAGTACTTCCTGAACCCAGCCCTTGTGAAAACACGTGCGTCACCATGGCTCCTGCAATGGATGGCTCAGGTGGGAG AACAGGTTAGCGGACAGGTGTTGTGGAACACACTGAGAAGGAACTCCAACGCCCGGCTACTGAAAATGGAAACTGGTTGTCCGAAG GTGGCGCGCGAGGCTGAGAACATCGCAGGAGTCGATGCCCATAAGCATGAGCGGAGTCACCTGCACCATCTGTCTCGGGTCAGATGCATGTTTCAGACCGCACAACTCAACCAGGCCAAGACCACCCGGCTGCTTGCCGAAAACCCCCTGCCGCAGCTCTCGGACCGCTGGGAATGGGGGGGTCCTCATGGGTACCTCCCACAGATGAGGGACATGCAAGAAACATCTGCCAGGGATGTACAAAGATTCAAACATGGGAAACTCACATAG
- the LOC108925594 gene encoding phosphatidylinositol 4,5-bisphosphate 3-kinase catalytic subunit gamma isoform: MYKKQTFKQSEDKCESVFSTLPRRSLSQVDNTLVFICELRHGKIQRLRNSNIEVRVQLPSRCNVHQLRLSICIQVQMLSSLPDPFSLLDPEQYQLLYKKWEDWYEIYDDHQVLNTLGVQWFLDARGSKTTRILMQPLPEVTEEAWTAQQLLTYLTGYNLISVASNRLSELNFARRKFASPRREEIRRRDTRTYALEPWVTSAPLMKDQKVLLSYEMLVILYYEDKNFKVKVDVSAFPRCLIEIFLQRMSEIDNTLKNAPEELTLKVCGREEFLDGNHPLSDFLWVRHCLKTMQELHLSVIHISSLLEDTVRPEDWPLVDSFTGIPGLHEDFSLSNKEVEDITMISLRDCDRPLRVKLLGLDIPQLPSKAPQTIYVESCILYGSKVVSSVCSTQKTFTDEVLWNEWLEFDVLLKNLPYGAKLNFTVNTTASDGSAAKESKSLASEGKTPDYQKGNGKVLFFVNFLLIDHRSVLSQGLHTLYMWPFPEQEEEVFTYEADKLSSATNPEQNCSMAITFLLDRYSFPVVLPRGYDSSGVCLSPRVSDAHSTELAFCGSHSNKASPASGGGVTSAVPPRDVSDKASLKRFKEESTHYGSNLPQFLRTVNWLNPSTVHDIHWLLSHWNPEDLEVPIALELLSVDFADELVRKFAVQKLESLSNEEVLRYLLQLVQTLKVEPYHDSYLARFLIQRALRSKRIGHYFFWYLRSEVSGCLYFRQRFVVVLEAYLLGCGQAMLTGFLHQVQLVECLHKVAIDIKKLFPDKTDLTANAAQQLQDMLRACSLPSQFQVPFDPRVKAGPIMLDKCKVMASKKKPLWLEFSCPESQGPPIAPVGIIFKHGDDLRQDMLVIQTLVFMDSVWQSQSLDLNLVPYGCISTGHNIGMIEIVRDAVTIAAVQRSRGGNTGAFKNDALFEWLKGRSLVQEIHFQAMERFVTSCAGYCVATYVLGIGDRHNDNIMITDQGNLFHIDFGHILGNTKRFLGMNRERVPFVLTPDFLYVMGRLNKRSSLYFQRFKNTCIQAYLALRNHTRLLVTLFSLMMLTGIPELSCTQDMRYLREALQQDQTEEEAFNHFLQQIDICEQLGWTVQANWWIHMVAGIK, translated from the exons ATGTATAAGAAGCAGACCTTCAAGCAGTCCGAAGACAAATGTGAGTCTGTCTTCAGTACATTACCCCGCAGATCACTTAGTCAGGTTGACAACACCTTAGTGTTCATCTGTGAACTTCGACATGGGAAAATACAGAGGCTAAGAAACAGCAATATTGAAGTTCGGGTGCAGCTGCCGAGCCGCTGCAACGTACATCAGCTCCGTCTGAGCATATGCATCCAGGTCCAGATGCTGAGCTCCCTCCCAGACCCCTTCAGCTTACTGGACCCCGAGCAGTACCAGCTTTTGTACAAAAAGTGGGAGGACTGGTATGAGATTTACGATGACCACCAAGTTCTGAATACACTGGGAGTCCAGTGGTTCTTGGATGCCCGGGGCTCAAAAACAACAAGAATTCTGATGCAGCCTCTTCCTGAAGTTACAGAAGAAGCATGGACTGCCCAGCAGCTGCTGACGTACCTCACTGGATACAACCTCATTTCTGTAGCATCCAACCGGCTGAGTGAACTCAACTTTGCTCGCAGGAAGTTTGCCTCTCCCCGTAGAGAGGAGATTCGCAGGCGTGACACTAGAACCTATGCCTTAGAACCTTGGGTTACTTCAGCACCCCTCATGAAAGATCAGAAGGTGTTGCTCAGTTATGAAATGCTGGTGATTCTCTATTATGAGGACAAGAACTTTAAGGTGAAAGTCGATGTTAGTGCTTTTCCCAGGTGTCTCATTGAGATCTTCCTCCAGAGGATGTCTGAAATTGataatactttaaaaaatgcTCCTGAGGAACTGACACTGAAAGTGTGTGGGAGGGAAGAGTTCCTTGATGGAAATCATCCTCTTTCAGATTTCCTTTGGGTGCGACACTGCTTGAAGACAATGCAGGAGCTCCACCTATCTGTGATCCATATATCATCACTACTGGAGGACACTGTGAGACCAGAGGATTGGCCTCTGGTGGACAGTTTCACTGGGATACCCGGCTTACATGAAGACTTCTCACTCTCAAACAAGGAGGTAGAGGATATCACAATGATCTCACTGAGGGACTGTGACAGACCTTTGAGGGTGAAGTTGTTAGGTTTGGATATCCCACAGCTCCCCAGCAAAGCCCCACAGACTATTTATGTTGAAAGTTGCATCCTGTATGGGAGCAAGGTTGTATCCTCTGTTTGCTCAACTCAGAAGACCTTCACAGATGAAGTACTGTGGAATGAGTGGCTTGAGTTTGATGTGCTCCTTAAAAATTTACCTTATGGTGCCAAGCTCAACTTCACTGTTAATACCACTGCTTCTGATGGCAGTGCGGCTAAGGAATCCAAGTCTTTGGCTTCAGAAGGCAAAACACCTGATTACCAAAAAGGTAATGGGAAGGTGTTGTTCTTTGTAAATTTTCTGCTTATTGACCACAGGTCTGTCCTAAGCCAAGGACTGCATACCCTGTACATGTGGCCTTTCCCTGAACAAGAGGAAGAAGTCTTCACCTATGAAGCTGACAAGCTGTCCTCAGCCACCAACCCTGAACAGAATTGCTCTATGGCTATCACCTTCCTGTTGGACAGGTACAGCTTCCCTGTTGTCCTCCCACGTGGCTACGACTCTtctggtgtgtgtctgtcaccaAGGGTCTCAGATGCTCACAGTACAGAGTTAGCTTTCTGTGGGTCTCATTCGAACAAGGCATCGCCTGCATCCGGTGGTGGTGTTACCTCGGCAGTGCCTCCCAGGGATGTGTCAGACAAAGCTTCCCTCAAGAGGTTTAAGGAAGAAAGTACCCACTATGGCTCCAACCTACCTCAGTTTCTCCGCACGGTCAACTGGCTGAATCCCAGCACGGTCCATGATATTCACTGGCTGCTTAGTCACTGGAACCCTGAAGACTTGGAGGTTCCTATAGCCCTTGAGCTTCTTAGTGTGGACTTTGCTGATGAGCTGGTCAGGAAGTTTGCAGTACAGAAGCTCGAAAGTCTTTCGAATGAAGAAGTGCTGAGGTACCTGCTGCAGCTGGTGCAG ACTTTAAAAGTTGAGCCATATCATGACAGTTATCTGGCAAGGTTCCTGATCCAGAGAGCCCTTAGA AGTAAGAGGATTGGCCACTACTTTTTCTGGTACCTGCGTAGCGAGGTGTCTGGCTGCCTATACTTCCGGCAGCGCTTCGTAGTGGTTCTGGAAGCCTACCTCCTGGGCTGCGGACAGGCTATGTTGACAGGCTTCTTGCACCAGGTCCAGCTGGTCGAGTGTCTGCACAAGGTGGCCATCGACATTAAGAAGCTTTTCCCCGATAAGACTGACCTCACAGCAAATG CTGCTCAACAGCTACAGGACATGTTGAGGGCCTGCAGTCTTCCATCACAGTTCCAGGTTCCTTTTGACCCACGTGTGAAAGCAGGGCCAATAATG CTGGACAAATGCAAAGTGATGGCATCCAAAAAGAAGCCACTGTGGTTGGAATTCTCATGTCCAGAGTCACAGGGACCACCTATTGCCCCTGTGGGCATCATTTTCAAACACGGAGATGACCTGCGTCAGGACATGCTGGTCATTCAG ACCCTGGTATTTATGGATTCAGTTTGGCAAAGTCAATCACTGGACTTAAATTTGGTGCCCTATGGCTGCATCTCCACTGGACATAACATAG GCATGATAGAGATTGTAAGGGACGCAGTCACGATTGCTGCCGTGCAGAGGAGCAGAGGTGGCAACACGGGAGCCTTCAAAAATGATGCCTTATTTGAGTGGCTCAAGGGGAGGAGCTTGGTACAGGAAATA CACTTCCAGGCCATGGAGAGATTTGTTACTTCATGCGCAGGTTACTGCGTGGCCACCTATGTGCTGGGGATAGGAGACCGTCACAATGACAACATCATGATCACAGATCAAG GCAATCTTTTCCACATCGACTTTGGCCACATCCTGGGCAACACAAAGCGCTTCCTGGGCATGAACAGGGAGAGGGTCCCGTTTGTCCTGACACCGGACTTCCTGTACGTCATGGGAAGGTTGAACAAGAGGTCCAGTCTTTACTTCCAGAGGTTCAAG AACACCTGTATCCAGGCCTACCTGGCTCTTCGCAACCACACCCGACTCCTGGTTACTCTCTTCTCCCTCATGATGCTCACCGGCATCCCAGAGCTCAGCTGCACGCAGGACATGCGGTACTTGCGGGAAGCCCTCCAGCAGGATCAAACAGAAGAAGAGGCCTTTAACCACTTCCTGCAGCAGATCGATATTTGTGAGCAGCTGGGCTGGACCGTGCAAGCAAACTGGTGGATCCACATGGTGGCCGGGATCAAGTAG